From Variimorphobacter saccharofermentans, one genomic window encodes:
- a CDS encoding glycosyltransferase family 2 protein, with protein MDKLYIVIPAYNEEANIKAVIRDWYPVVERIGNGSKLVIIDDGSKDSTYRIMKESAQTLEAFEPVTKPNSGHGATVLYGYNYAINSGADYIFQTDSDGQTLPEEFWPFWEQREQYDMLIGHRKGRQDGFSRKFVTKTLKFVLRICFHVSITDANTPYRLMKSATLKEQIKLIPENYNLSNVIISVIYAKKKLAVKYIPVTFRPRQGGINSINMKKIIRIGRQAFSDFRKINQYI; from the coding sequence GTGGATAAATTATATATCGTTATCCCGGCATACAATGAAGAAGCGAATATCAAAGCAGTAATCAGGGATTGGTATCCCGTTGTCGAACGAATCGGCAATGGTAGTAAATTAGTAATTATCGATGATGGGAGTAAGGATTCCACCTACCGTATCATGAAGGAGTCTGCTCAGACACTGGAGGCTTTTGAGCCTGTTACAAAACCAAATAGTGGACATGGAGCGACTGTTCTATATGGATACAATTATGCGATCAATTCTGGCGCTGATTATATTTTCCAAACGGATTCGGACGGGCAGACACTTCCGGAGGAATTCTGGCCTTTTTGGGAGCAGAGAGAGCAATATGATATGTTAATCGGACATAGAAAGGGCCGGCAGGATGGCTTTTCAAGAAAATTCGTAACAAAAACCTTGAAATTTGTATTGAGAATATGCTTTCATGTAAGTATCACCGATGCCAATACACCGTATCGTTTAATGAAATCAGCAACCTTAAAGGAGCAGATAAAGCTGATACCGGAGAATTATAATCTGTCCAATGTAATAATATCCGTTATATACGCTAAGAAGAAATTGGCGGTAAAATATATACCGGTAACCTTCCGCCCTAGACAGGGAGGAATCAATTCTATTAATATGAAGAAAATTATCAGGATAGGCAGACAGGCCTTCTCGGATTTCAGGAAAATAAATCAGTATATTTGA
- the glf gene encoding UDP-galactopyranose mutase, protein MVKQMKFNYVIVGAGLAGLTMAERIANERKETVLIIEKRSHIGGNIYDSYNEDGILIHNYGPHIFHTNDREVYEYLSRFTKWNDFWHRVLTYVDGNLVPMPITVETINQLYNLNLNCSQVEEFLKKQAVDIKDIKTSKDVALSKVGQDIYEKIFESYTRKQWGIDPGELDTSVISRIPIRYNRDTRYFADKYQGMPKHGYTKMCEKMIENNKIKVMLNTDFREIKDQITYNTLIYTGASDEYFDYKHGRLAYRSVRFLFETYDTERFQEAPVVNYPNDYDYTRITEYKQLTWQKHPKTTISKEFPCAEGEPYYPFPTKEHKKQFALYEEDMKKEPNVIFIGRLAEYRYYNMDGVVRRALDAFHELPK, encoded by the coding sequence ATGGTAAAGCAAATGAAGTTTAACTATGTAATTGTAGGTGCTGGGCTTGCAGGATTAACAATGGCAGAAAGAATAGCAAATGAACGAAAAGAAACTGTGTTAATCATTGAAAAGCGAAGCCATATTGGGGGTAACATTTATGATTCCTATAATGAGGATGGTATTTTAATTCATAATTACGGTCCGCATATTTTTCATACAAATGATCGAGAGGTCTACGAGTATTTATCTCGCTTTACAAAATGGAATGATTTTTGGCACAGGGTATTGACCTATGTAGATGGTAATCTGGTTCCTATGCCGATTACAGTGGAGACCATCAATCAGTTATATAATCTGAACCTGAATTGCTCCCAGGTAGAAGAATTCTTGAAAAAGCAAGCAGTTGATATTAAGGATATTAAGACTAGCAAGGATGTGGCTCTAAGTAAGGTTGGACAGGATATCTATGAAAAGATTTTTGAGTCCTATACCAGGAAACAATGGGGCATTGATCCGGGTGAGCTGGACACCTCCGTTATTTCCCGTATACCCATTCGATATAATCGTGATACCCGGTATTTTGCTGACAAATACCAGGGAATGCCTAAGCATGGATATACGAAGATGTGTGAAAAAATGATTGAAAACAATAAGATTAAAGTAATGCTGAATACAGATTTCAGAGAGATAAAGGATCAGATTACCTATAACACTCTAATCTATACCGGTGCATCGGATGAATACTTTGATTATAAACATGGAAGACTGGCCTATCGCAGTGTGAGGTTTTTGTTTGAAACCTATGACACGGAACGCTTCCAAGAGGCACCTGTAGTAAATTATCCAAATGATTATGATTATACAAGGATTACGGAGTATAAACAGTTGACCTGGCAGAAGCATCCTAAGACAACAATCAGCAAGGAATTTCCCTGTGCTGAGGGAGAACCCTATTATCCGTTCCCGACGAAGGAGCATAAGAAGCAGTTTGCTTTATATGAAGAAGACATGAAGAAGGAACCTAATGTTATCTTTATCGGGCGACTGGCGGAATATCGGTACTACAACATGGATGGTGTTGTTCGAAGGGCGCTGGATGCATTCCATGAACTGCCGAAATAA
- a CDS encoding glycosyltransferase family 2 protein, with protein sequence MVINEIDRKQNRSLESKLSLVIPIYQEGSHIRSSIGVIESVLIKNNLCYEFILVDDGSKDNTWSEISQMAKDNVHISALRLSRNFGKESALCAGLEYADGDMVLVMDADLQHPPELIPEMVQAWREGDYDVVEGVKKSRGKENLIYHLCAKFFYYVIYRTADINLGRASDFKLLDRRVVDAWKEMPERAIFFRGMSAWLGYDRKQIEFDVAERVNGKSKWSFLRLIRLAVNAITSYTSVPLHCITILGIIMFVGTIVLGIQTLYMKFTGKAMDGFTTVILLQLLIGSSIMVSLGMIGIYLTKIYKEVKNRPRYLISKCIRGGEKK encoded by the coding sequence ATGGTAATTAATGAAATTGACAGAAAACAAAATAGATCCTTGGAATCTAAATTATCTTTGGTTATCCCTATTTATCAGGAGGGGAGTCACATTCGAAGTTCCATTGGAGTGATTGAATCTGTCTTAATAAAAAACAATCTTTGCTATGAGTTTATCTTAGTAGACGACGGGTCAAAAGATAATACCTGGAGTGAGATCAGTCAGATGGCAAAGGACAACGTCCATATATCAGCATTACGACTGAGCAGGAATTTCGGAAAGGAATCTGCACTCTGTGCGGGATTGGAGTATGCCGACGGTGATATGGTTCTTGTTATGGATGCAGACTTACAGCATCCACCGGAACTCATTCCTGAGATGGTACAAGCTTGGCGAGAGGGTGATTATGATGTCGTTGAGGGCGTCAAAAAGTCAAGAGGAAAAGAAAATCTAATCTATCACCTGTGCGCGAAGTTCTTCTATTATGTGATTTATCGCACTGCTGATATTAATTTGGGAAGGGCCTCCGACTTTAAGCTTCTGGACAGAAGAGTGGTAGATGCCTGGAAAGAGATGCCGGAGCGTGCGATATTCTTCCGTGGAATGTCAGCCTGGCTGGGTTATGATCGAAAGCAGATAGAATTTGATGTGGCAGAGAGAGTGAATGGTAAGTCCAAATGGTCATTTCTTCGCCTGATACGGCTCGCTGTGAATGCCATAACATCGTATACATCCGTTCCTCTTCATTGCATTACTATTCTGGGGATTATTATGTTTGTGGGGACCATCGTATTAGGAATACAGACTCTGTATATGAAGTTCACTGGCAAGGCCATGGATGGATTTACTACGGTGATTCTGCTTCAGCTTCTTATCGGCAGTTCAATTATGGTCAGTCTGGGGATGATTGGTATCTATTTGACTAAAATCTATAAAGAGGTGAAGAACAGACCCAGGTATCTTATATCAAAATGCATTAGGGGCGGTGAGAAGAAATGA
- a CDS encoding VOC family protein, producing MKIGEVCLETNNVIALADFYRKILNIEGDCKDEVHQFILTEETILTIYNDGTVKNNQNQNISLAFTVDDVDKEYEKLLSLGVKIIQPPQVQPWGAKNMLFCDPDGNHIYFRSIPENNGVSSKPNEQ from the coding sequence ATGAAAATAGGGGAAGTATGTCTTGAGACAAACAATGTAATCGCATTAGCAGATTTTTATCGGAAAATATTAAATATAGAAGGGGATTGTAAGGATGAAGTGCATCAATTCATCCTAACGGAAGAAACAATACTTACGATTTATAATGATGGAACAGTGAAGAACAATCAAAATCAGAATATCAGTCTGGCCTTTACTGTTGATGATGTGGATAAGGAATATGAGAAGCTTCTGAGCTTGGGGGTAAAAATAATTCAACCACCCCAAGTACAGCCATGGGGAGCAAAGAATATGCTTTTTTGTGATCCCGACGGTAATCATATCTATTTTCGAAGTATTCCAGAAAATAATGGAGTGAGTTCTAAACCAAACGAACAATGA